A region from the Neofelis nebulosa isolate mNeoNeb1 chromosome Y, mNeoNeb1.pri, whole genome shotgun sequence genome encodes:
- the LOC131503459 gene encoding testis-specific Y-encoded protein 3-like, whose amino-acid sequence MLRDSCFRNTGDARRPHAAFDREGGGRETRARGDTGRPAAPEVPQAEGLQATSEQPVQEGQARPERQVGGPSEISVPLVHDIMAVEALWGLVEEEVEVPAAEEDTQLQTEEEEEQEKGALEEQQQGEEEVEGKEDKEEREEEEEQKPSEQEGRWVEEAQELQVKQQKKERVESGLRPCPSPLEALEALQIELQPVNKQASREHAPLQLRMWQRRQRHLEQRSALIQGIRGFWAKAFVNHPQMSALISKPDESMLRHRTNLKVEEHKFPRECRKILLFFVKNSYFQNEVVTKEYVLGLAGYRASHSSPIQWHPRYRQEAYRRRHDNSSLNFFNWFSDHSFAGSSRIAEIIIEDLWPNPLPYFKMKEAPGERTERERGICTILRRV is encoded by the exons ATGTTGCGCGACTCGTGTTTCCGAAACACTGGGGACGCCCGGAGGCCCCATGCCGCCTTCGACCGGGAAGGGGGCGGTCGAGAGACGAGGGCCCGTGGGGACACTGGGCGTCCGGCAGCGCCGGAGGTGCCGCAGGCCGAAGGCTTGCAGGCCACAAGCGAACAGCCTGTGCAGGAAGGCCAGGCCCGACCCGAGAGGCAGGTGGGCGGCCCCAGCGAGATATCGGTGCCGCTGGTGCATGACATAATGGCGGTGGAGGCGCTGTGGggcctggtggaggaggaggttgaggtgCCGGCCGCGGAAGAGGACAcgc AATTGCAaacggaggaggaagaggagcaggagaagggagcgctggaggagcagcagcagggcgaggaggaggtggagggaaaggaggacaaggaggagcgggaggaggaggaggaacagaagccgAGTGAGCAGGAAGGCCGATGGGTGGAAGAAGCCCAGgagctgcaggtgaagcagcaGAAGAAGGAGCGGGTAGAGTCAGGCCTCcgtccttgcccttccccactggaggctctggaggcccTTCAGATAGAGCTACAGCCGGTGAATAAACAAGCCAGCCGGGAGCACGCTCCACTCCAACTCAGGATGTGGCAGAGGCGGCAGCGTCATCTGGAACAGAGAAGTGCCCTTATCCAGGGCATCCGTGGTTTCTGGGCCAAGGCT TTTGTGAACCACCCTCAGATGTCAGCCCTGATTAGTAAGCCCGATGAAAGCATGCTTCGCCACAGGACCAATTTGAAG GTGGAGGAACACAAGTTTCCCAGGGAATGCCGGAAGATCCTGCTGTTTTTTGTCAAGAACTCCTACTTCCAGAATGAAGTCGTTACGAAGGAGTATGTCCTAGGCCTTGCTG GGTATAGGGCGTCTCATTCCAGTCCCATCCAGTGGCACCCAAGGTACAGACAGGAGGCCTACAGACGCAGGCATGACAACAGCAGCCTCAACTTCTTCAActggttctctgaccacagctttgCCGGCTCTAGCAGGATTGCTG AGATAATCATAGAGGATCTTTGGCCCAATCCCCTGCCGTATTTCAAgatgaaggaggccccaggagagagaactgagagggaaagag GGATATGCACGATCTTGAGAAGAGTATGA
- the LOC131503519 gene encoding testis-specific Y-encoded protein 1-like: MASVSRSGKSSDSRRPWTLIVPDEKGRESRTRGSAGALEGVGWPQSPGSGAASAHRVQEAQAGCEIQVASPAEELVLILDDGMVAAEVVIGEEEEDGGGATEEEVAGEENSEEAKPEAEDMHEEEEVEVERQQQEEIQEQEEKREADAEAEEGPPLSQELQQREAALRPASAQDPLAVLERLQLEISAGNAQDSRALRRLKRRILRRRISHLDHRRAVIKHIPGFWAQAILNHPQLSAMMGAQDKDVLSYVVDLEVEEVGHPKYRCRVMFFFGANPYFRNPVIIKEYQLSFAGYRASHSTPVQWFWDYERGAPSRRHDPTSLNLFNWLCEHSCPGANRIAEIIIEDLWPNPLQYYLREEGTRRQ; encoded by the exons ATGGCCAGCGTGTCGCGGTCCGGAAAAAGCAGCGATTCCCGTCGACCCTGGACCCTGATCGTCCCGGATGAGAAAGGTCGAGAGTCCCGGACCCGCGGGAGTGCAGGGGCGCTGGAGGGCGTGGGTTGGCCGCAGTCCCCAGGTTCAGGGGCGGCAAGCGCCCATCGTGTGCAGGAAGCCCAGGCCGGGTGTGAGATACAGGTGGCAAGCCCAGCGGAGGAATTGGTGCTGATATTGGATGACGGAATGGTGGCGGCTGAGGTGGTGatcggggaggaggaagaggacggcGGGGGGGCGACCGAGGaagaggtggctggagaggagaattctgaggaagccaagccagaagcagaggacatgcacgaggaggaggaggtggaagttgagagacagcagcaggaggagattcAGGAGCAAGAGGAGAAGCGCGAGGCAGATGCAGAGGCGGAGGAGGGGCCCCCGCTCTCACAGGAGCTGCAGCAGCGAGAGGCAGCGCTGCGTCCTGCCTCAGCCCAGGACCCACTGGCAGTGCTGGAGCGTCTTCAGCTGGAGATCAGCGCTGGGAATGCCCAGGATTCCAGGGCCTTACGGCGGCTGAAGCGCAGGATTCTTCGGAGGCGGATTTCTCACCTGGATCACAGAAGGGCCGTCATCAAGCACATCCCTGGCTTCTGGGCCCAGGCG attctgaatcaCCCCCAGTTGTCGGCCATGATGGGTGCCCAGGACAAAGACGTGCTCAGCTACGTGGTCGACTTGGAG GTGGAAGAAGTGGGCCATCCCAAGTACCGCTGCAGagtgatgtttttctttggggCCAACCCGTACTTCCGGAACCCAGTGATCATTAAGGAGTATCAGCTTAGCTTTGCTG GCTACAGGGCATCGCATTCCACTCCAGTCCAGTGGTTCTGGGATTATGAACGTGGAGCTCCCAGTCGCAGGCATGACCCCACCAGCCTTAACTTGTTCAACTGGCTGTGTGAGCACAGCTGCCCAGGGGCGAACAGGATTGCCGAG ATCATCATCGAGGACCTGTGGCCCAATCCCCTGCAGTActacctgagggaggaagggaccagaagACAGTGA